CGCGACGGACCAATACCGGGTATGTCATCGAGCTGCGACTTGATCGTCCGTTTTCCCCGGACCTTGCGATTGTACGTGATTGCAAAGCGGTGAGCTTCATCGCGAATTCGTTTCAAGAGCAGAAGCGCCGGAGAGCCACGCGGAATGGTGACAGGGCCGTCGAGGTCAGGCAGGAACACTTCCTCCAGCCGTTTCGCGAGAGAGATTACCGGCTGGTCTTCGTAGCCGAGTGACTTCATTTCCGCCTGCGCCGATGACAACTGCCCCTTGCCGCCATCGATCACGACCAGATCGGGCGGATCGAGTTGTTCCTCGCGGATGCGTAGAAAGTACCGGCCAATCACCTCGCGCATCATGGCAAAATCATCCTGACCGGTTACGCCCTTGATCTTGAAATGCCGGTACTGACTTTTCAGCGGTTTGCCATTGTCGAAATAAGCGCACGAGCCGACAAAATCAGCCTCGCCGGTGTTGGAGATATCGAAACAGGCCATGCGGCGTGGCGAGCGTGAGAGCTTCAGTTCATCCTTGAGCGCCGTCACCATCTTGGAAGTCCGCTCTTTGAACTGGCGTTTCTGAATCAACACTTCGTCGAGCAGTAGCCGCGCGTTTCGGGCCGCCAGATCGAGCAGCTTCACCTTCCCGCCAATCTTGGGTGTAATGAGCTGCACTTTCGAACCTTTCATCTGCTTGAGCCAGCTCTCCAGTAGTTTCATCTCCGGAAGATCGAACGGCAGGCAGATTTCATCGGGCAGATTGGGCTGATGATTGTAGTACTGCTTGAAGAACGTCTCCATAACGACCACGTCTTCTTCGTCCGGCTCGGCCTGTAGGCGAAAATCCTGCCGCCCGATCAGGACCCCGTCGCGTATCTGCAAAACCACTGCGACCCCTTCGCTTCCGTCCCGGGCCAATGCGATCAGATCCCGATCGACCAGCTCGCCTACATCGACATTCTGCTTGAACATGACACTCTTGAGCGCGTCGATCTGATCACGAAGGAGCCGGGCTTCTTCAAAGCGGAGTTCAGCCGATGCTGTCTGCATCTTCTGCGAGAGTTCGTCTACAAGTTGGCCGCCGTGGCCGGAAAGTACGAGTTTGACCGAGCGGATAGCCTCGGCGTAACTCTCCTGACTCTGTAATCCCTCACAAGGTCCGAGACAGCGCTTGATATGATAATCCAGACAGACCTTTAGTTCCTTACCTGGTGGCGGCGGAATCTGGTAGTTGCAGGTGCGAATCTTGAACAGGCTGGTAAGAAACGAAAGAGTGCGACGCATCCCTTTGGCCGATGTATACGGGCCGAAATAGGTGGCCTTATCGCGCTCGTACCGGCGCACAACCAGCACCCTCGGGAACGGTTCGTTGGTGATCTTTATATACGGAAAATGTTTATCGTCCTTGAGCAGCACATTGTAGCGGGGGTGATGTTCGTGCACTAGGTTGGCTTCGAGG
The Candidatus Zixiibacteriota bacterium genome window above contains:
- the uvrC gene encoding excinuclease ABC subunit UvrC, which encodes MTARSPDLQLKLQNLPANPGVYLFLNAKGKPIYIGKAKNLRNRVRTYFQASGPAEDRTRRMVSQVADLDLIVTENEIESLILEANLVHEHHPRYNVLLKDDKHFPYIKITNEPFPRVLVVRRYERDKATYFGPYTSAKGMRRTLSFLTSLFKIRTCNYQIPPPPGKELKVCLDYHIKRCLGPCEGLQSQESYAEAIRSVKLVLSGHGGQLVDELSQKMQTASAELRFEEARLLRDQIDALKSVMFKQNVDVGELVDRDLIALARDGSEGVAVVLQIRDGVLIGRQDFRLQAEPDEEDVVVMETFFKQYYNHQPNLPDEICLPFDLPEMKLLESWLKQMKGSKVQLITPKIGGKVKLLDLAARNARLLLDEVLIQKRQFKERTSKMVTALKDELKLSRSPRRMACFDISNTGEADFVGSCAYFDNGKPLKSQYRHFKIKGVTGQDDFAMMREVIGRYFLRIREEQLDPPDLVVIDGGKGQLSSAQAEMKSLGYEDQPVISLAKRLEEVFLPDLDGPVTIPRGSPALLLLKRIRDEAHRFAITYNRKVRGKRTIKSQLDDIPGIGPSRRDALLKHFGSVARIQSAGVEEIAGVKGITMKLAEVIKERLGDSQRGEA